The Lepidochelys kempii isolate rLepKem1 chromosome 5, rLepKem1.hap2, whole genome shotgun sequence genome window below encodes:
- the CRHBP gene encoding corticotropin-releasing factor-binding protein isoform X2: MASAFRLQCHCILIFLAALKGETRYLEARGAGEDEPFLLLSADLKRELSGRQLYHRALRDPEELITIDYDFVNIDCQGGDFLKVFDGWILKGEKFPSSLDHPLPTSERYVDFCKSGNIRRSIRSSQNVAMIFFRIHEPGNGFTFTIKKNDNLFPCNVISQTPTGRFTLVIPHQHRNCSFSIIYPVVIKISDLILGHLNSLHLKKPSTGCAGVGDFVELLGGTGLDPSKMFPLADLCQSFHGSAQMKIGCDNTVLRMVSSGKHINRVSFEYHQLDQYELENRKENSIEEFCFPSI, translated from the exons ATGGCTTCTGCTTTCAGACTTCAGTGCCACTGCATCCTGATCTTCTTGGCAGCCCTCAAGGGGGAAACCAGATACCTAGAG GCCAGGGGTGCTGGCGAGGACGAGCCCTTTCTGCTCCTCAGCGCAGACCTGAAGCGGGAGTTGTCAGGCAGGCAGCTCTACCATCGGGCGCTCA GAGACCCCGAGGAGCTCATCACAATAGACTATGACTTCGTCAATATTGACTGCCAAGGGGGAGACTTCCTGAAG GTGTTTGATGGCTGGATACTCAAAGGTGAGAAGTTTCCTAGTTCTTTGGACCATCCTCTCCCTACTTCAGAAAGATATGTAGATTTTTGCAAAAGCGGCAACATCCGTAGGAGCATCAGGTCATCCCAGAATGTGGCAATGATCTTCTTCAGAATTCATGAACCTGGGAATGGATTTACATTTACAATAAAGAAAAATGACAACCTCTTCC CTTGCAATGTCATCTCTCAGACCCCTACGGGAAGGTTTACCCTGGTAATTCCTCATCAGCACAGAAACTGCAGTTTTTCCATAATCTATCCAGTGGTGATAAAAATATCTGACCTTATACTGGGACATTTAAATAGCCTCCATTTAAAG AAACCATCAACGGGCTGTGCAGGAGTGGGAGATTTTGTGGAGCTGTTGGGTGGAACTGGATTAGACCCCTCCAAGATGTTCCCACTAGCTGATCTGTGTCAATCCTTTCATGGTTCTG CTCAAATGAAGATTGGCTGTGACAATACTGTACTACGAATGGTGTCCAGTGGCAAGCATATTAATCGTGTGTCATTTGAGTATCATCAGCTTGACCAATATGAattggaaaacagaaaggagaatAGCATTGAGGAGTTCTGCTTCCCTAGTATTTGA
- the CRHBP gene encoding corticotropin-releasing factor-binding protein isoform X1 codes for MASAFRLQCHCILIFLAALKGETRYLEARGAGEDEPFLLLSADLKRELSGRQLYHRALRCIDMLSVEGQFTFTAEQPQLHCAAFFIGDPEELITIDYDFVNIDCQGGDFLKVFDGWILKGEKFPSSLDHPLPTSERYVDFCKSGNIRRSIRSSQNVAMIFFRIHEPGNGFTFTIKKNDNLFPCNVISQTPTGRFTLVIPHQHRNCSFSIIYPVVIKISDLILGHLNSLHLKKPSTGCAGVGDFVELLGGTGLDPSKMFPLADLCQSFHGSAQMKIGCDNTVLRMVSSGKHINRVSFEYHQLDQYELENRKENSIEEFCFPSI; via the exons ATGGCTTCTGCTTTCAGACTTCAGTGCCACTGCATCCTGATCTTCTTGGCAGCCCTCAAGGGGGAAACCAGATACCTAGAG GCCAGGGGTGCTGGCGAGGACGAGCCCTTTCTGCTCCTCAGCGCAGACCTGAAGCGGGAGTTGTCAGGCAGGCAGCTCTACCATCGGGCGCTCA GATGCATTGACATGCTGAGCGTGGAGGGGCAGTTCACCTTCACCGCcgagcagccccagctgcactgTGCCGCTTTTTTCATAGGAGACCCCGAGGAGCTCATCACAATAGACTATGACTTCGTCAATATTGACTGCCAAGGGGGAGACTTCCTGAAG GTGTTTGATGGCTGGATACTCAAAGGTGAGAAGTTTCCTAGTTCTTTGGACCATCCTCTCCCTACTTCAGAAAGATATGTAGATTTTTGCAAAAGCGGCAACATCCGTAGGAGCATCAGGTCATCCCAGAATGTGGCAATGATCTTCTTCAGAATTCATGAACCTGGGAATGGATTTACATTTACAATAAAGAAAAATGACAACCTCTTCC CTTGCAATGTCATCTCTCAGACCCCTACGGGAAGGTTTACCCTGGTAATTCCTCATCAGCACAGAAACTGCAGTTTTTCCATAATCTATCCAGTGGTGATAAAAATATCTGACCTTATACTGGGACATTTAAATAGCCTCCATTTAAAG AAACCATCAACGGGCTGTGCAGGAGTGGGAGATTTTGTGGAGCTGTTGGGTGGAACTGGATTAGACCCCTCCAAGATGTTCCCACTAGCTGATCTGTGTCAATCCTTTCATGGTTCTG CTCAAATGAAGATTGGCTGTGACAATACTGTACTACGAATGGTGTCCAGTGGCAAGCATATTAATCGTGTGTCATTTGAGTATCATCAGCTTGACCAATATGAattggaaaacagaaaggagaatAGCATTGAGGAGTTCTGCTTCCCTAGTATTTGA